The following proteins are encoded in a genomic region of Bradyrhizobium sp. SK17:
- a CDS encoding SDR family NAD(P)-dependent oxidoreductase has product MQGAIYPSLKDRTVLVTGGGSGIGEAIVRQFLGQGARVGFIDIDLTSSEQLLSDLGAHASVHFEHADLRDIGALRQAIAAIRETLGPITVLVNNAARDDRHAIEDVTPEFWDERIAVNLKHQFFAAQAVVPDMKQAGGGSIVNIGSVSWVIGQGNMPCYTTAKSAVQGLTRALARDLGPHNVRVNSILPGWIMTQRQQDLWLTPEGVAELMQRQCLKRKLVPDDIANVVLFFAAADSGACTNQNYIVDGGWV; this is encoded by the coding sequence TCTATCCAAGCCTCAAGGACCGGACCGTGCTGGTGACCGGCGGCGGTTCGGGCATCGGCGAGGCCATCGTCCGCCAGTTCCTTGGCCAGGGCGCGCGGGTCGGCTTCATCGACATTGATCTGACGTCCTCCGAGCAACTGCTGTCCGATCTTGGAGCACATGCCAGCGTGCATTTCGAGCACGCCGACCTCCGCGATATCGGCGCGCTCAGGCAGGCGATCGCTGCAATCCGAGAGACGCTTGGGCCGATCACGGTCCTGGTCAACAACGCCGCGCGCGACGACCGCCATGCGATCGAGGACGTCACCCCGGAATTCTGGGACGAGCGGATCGCCGTCAACCTGAAGCATCAGTTCTTCGCCGCCCAGGCCGTCGTACCGGACATGAAGCAGGCAGGCGGCGGTTCGATTGTCAACATCGGCTCGGTGAGCTGGGTGATCGGTCAAGGCAATATGCCTTGCTACACGACGGCCAAATCGGCGGTTCAGGGCCTGACCCGCGCGCTCGCCCGCGATCTCGGGCCGCACAACGTACGGGTCAATTCCATCCTGCCCGGCTGGATCATGACGCAGCGGCAGCAGGATCTATGGTTGACGCCGGAAGGCGTGGCCGAGCTGATGCAGCGCCAATGCCTCAAGCGTAAGCTGGTGCCCGACGACATCGCCAACGTCGTGTTGTTCTTCGCCGCCGCCGACAGCGGCGCCTGCACCAACCAGAACTACATCGTCGATGGCGGCTGGGTTTGA